The genomic window CCATTACCATCTGTATGTTTCTGGTTTGGATGATTTTCTTTGATAAAACTTCGTTTTTGGTAATTAATGAACTGAATGGTGAAATCAACAAATACGAAGACCAACTTCAATATTATAAAACAGAATACGAAAAAAACGACGCGTTTTATAAAAAATTGATGAATAATAAATCTGAAAAAGAAA from Chryseobacterium wanjuense includes these protein-coding regions:
- a CDS encoding FtsB family cell division protein gives rise to the protein MKENKLIKDIQPKSETFKLIQKYLLNKYTITICMFLVWMIFFDKTSFLVINELNGEINKYEDQLQYYKTEYEKNDAFYKKLMNNKSEKEKYARENYFMKKPNEEIFILVVDSTNVAKK